A DNA window from Litorivicinus lipolyticus contains the following coding sequences:
- the rplR gene encoding 50S ribosomal protein L18, producing MDKKSQRLRRARRARFKIRELGALRLCVHRTPRHIYAQVISADGGQVLAQASTLDTDLRSESGGNSDAATKVGTLLAERAKGAGVTKVAFDRSGFKYHGRVKALAEAAREGGLEF from the coding sequence ATGGACAAGAAATCACAACGTCTGCGTCGCGCTCGCCGTGCACGCTTCAAGATTCGCGAACTCGGTGCGCTGCGTCTGTGCGTTCACCGCACTCCGCGTCACATCTACGCTCAGGTCATCTCTGCCGATGGCGGCCAGGTACTCGCGCAAGCGTCTACTTTGGACACGGATCTGCGCAGCGAGTCAGGCGGAAACAGCGATGCGGCGACCAAGGTCGGCACATTGTTGGCCGAACGCGCGAAGGGCGCTGGAGTCACGAAGGTTGCCTTCGATCGCTCTGGTTTTAAATATCATGGCCGCGTGAAAGCGCTAGCCGAAGCCGCCCGTGAAGGCGGCCTTGAGTTCTAA
- the rpsN gene encoding 30S ribosomal protein S14, protein MAKTSMIQREIKREKTVARYAAKRLALKATIKNPESTEEQVWEAQQSLQKLPRDASPARQQRRCQITGRPHAVYRKFKLSRIKLREATMRGEVPGLKKASW, encoded by the coding sequence ATGGCTAAGACTTCAATGATTCAACGCGAAATCAAGCGGGAAAAAACGGTCGCTCGTTACGCCGCTAAGCGTTTGGCTTTAAAAGCCACTATCAAGAACCCCGAGAGCACAGAAGAGCAAGTGTGGGAAGCTCAGCAGTCACTGCAAAAGCTACCCCGCGATGCTTCACCGGCCCGTCAGCAGCGTCGCTGTCAGATCACCGGTCGTCCTCACGCGGTTTACCGTAAATTTAAACTCAGCCGAATCAAGCTGCGCGAAGCCACCATGCGTGGCGAAGTGCCTGGCCTGAAGAAAGCTAGCTGGTAA
- the secY gene encoding preprotein translocase subunit SecY, whose translation MAARGDTAKSGGLSELWARLRFVLLAIVIYRVGAHIPVPGINPDRLAEMFEQNSGTILSLFNMFSGGALERMSIFALGIMPYISASIIMQLLSSTVPSLMALKKEGEAGRRKISQYTRYGTVVLALVQATGVAVGLAGQGIAFSTGFQFTFVAVTTFVAGAVFMMWLGEQVTERGIGNGISLLIFAGIVAGLPGAIGQSFEAARQGDINIIALLVIALVAVAVIGFIVFMERGQRRITVNYAARQQGKKMVAAQQSHLPLKINMAGVIPPIFASSILLFPASIGQWFGSGNESLGWLSDITLLLGPGQPLYYVLFTIAIVFFCYFYTALVFNPRDVADNLKRSGAFIPGIRPGEQSSKYIDQVMTRLTVWGAAYITAVSLMPQAMVQFFNVPFYFGGTSLLIVVVVIMDFMGQVQSHLMSHQYESLMKKSNLKGSGGPGGLLR comes from the coding sequence ATGGCAGCACGCGGCGACACGGCTAAGTCAGGCGGATTGAGCGAGCTTTGGGCTCGTCTTCGATTCGTTTTGCTGGCAATTGTCATTTATCGAGTCGGTGCTCACATTCCGGTTCCGGGTATAAACCCGGACCGGTTGGCTGAGATGTTTGAACAGAACTCGGGCACCATTTTGAGCCTGTTCAACATGTTTTCCGGCGGCGCGCTCGAACGCATGAGTATTTTTGCGCTCGGGATTATGCCGTACATCAGTGCCTCGATTATCATGCAGTTGCTGTCTTCAACAGTGCCGTCATTGATGGCGTTGAAGAAAGAAGGTGAGGCCGGTCGACGCAAGATCTCCCAGTACACTCGTTACGGAACCGTGGTTTTGGCTCTGGTTCAGGCAACGGGTGTAGCGGTGGGTCTGGCAGGTCAGGGCATTGCATTTAGCACAGGGTTCCAATTCACATTTGTCGCAGTGACCACCTTCGTGGCAGGTGCTGTGTTCATGATGTGGTTGGGCGAACAAGTAACCGAGCGTGGCATCGGCAACGGCATCTCGCTGTTGATCTTTGCTGGTATCGTAGCGGGTTTACCCGGGGCGATTGGTCAGTCCTTTGAGGCGGCTCGGCAAGGCGACATCAATATCATTGCATTGCTCGTCATTGCATTGGTTGCGGTGGCAGTCATCGGGTTCATTGTGTTTATGGAGCGTGGTCAGCGCCGTATTACGGTCAACTACGCAGCTCGTCAGCAGGGCAAAAAAATGGTGGCGGCTCAGCAAAGCCACCTGCCGCTGAAGATCAACATGGCGGGTGTCATTCCGCCGATCTTCGCCAGCTCAATTCTGTTGTTCCCGGCCTCTATTGGTCAGTGGTTCGGCAGTGGTAACGAAAGCCTAGGCTGGTTGAGCGACATTACTCTGTTGTTGGGTCCAGGGCAGCCGTTGTATTACGTGCTGTTCACTATTGCGATTGTATTTTTCTGTTACTTCTACACGGCGTTGGTTTTCAACCCGCGTGACGTGGCAGACAACCTCAAGCGCAGTGGCGCGTTCATTCCGGGTATTCGACCGGGTGAGCAGTCAAGCAAGTATATCGACCAGGTGATGACTCGCCTGACCGTGTGGGGCGCAGCCTACATCACGGCGGTATCCTTGATGCCACAAGCAATGGTTCAGTTTTTTAACGTGCCGTTCTATTTCGGCGGTACATCGCTGCTGATCGTCGTGGTCGTCATTATGGATTTCATGGGGCAGGTTCAAAGCCACCTGATGAGCCATCAATACGAGTCACTGATGAAGAAAAGCAATTTGAAAGGTTCTGGAGGTCCTGGCGGTTTGCTCCGCTAG
- the rplE gene encoding 50S ribosomal protein L5 produces MARLKEFYKEKVIASLVEEFGYSNPMMVPKITKVTLNMGVGEAVNDKKLIEAAYADMTLIAGQKPVVTKARKSVAGFKIRQGWPIGCKVTLRGAQMWEFLDRLISLSIPRIRDFRGLSGKAFDGRGNYAMGVKEHIMFPEIDYDKIDKIRGMDIVITTSANTDDEGRALLAAFNFPFRK; encoded by the coding sequence ATGGCGCGATTGAAAGAATTCTACAAAGAGAAGGTTATTGCTTCCTTGGTAGAGGAATTCGGGTACTCAAACCCGATGATGGTTCCGAAAATCACCAAAGTCACCCTTAACATGGGTGTCGGTGAGGCAGTGAACGACAAGAAATTGATTGAAGCGGCATACGCTGACATGACCTTGATTGCTGGCCAAAAGCCGGTTGTCACTAAGGCTCGTAAGTCAGTCGCCGGCTTCAAGATCCGTCAGGGCTGGCCGATCGGTTGCAAGGTCACATTGCGCGGTGCGCAAATGTGGGAATTCCTTGACCGTTTGATCAGCTTGTCAATTCCCCGTATTCGTGACTTCCGTGGTCTGAGTGGTAAAGCATTCGACGGCCGTGGTAACTACGCAATGGGCGTCAAGGAGCACATCATGTTCCCCGAGATTGACTACGACAAGATCGACAAAATCCGTGGTATGGACATTGTCATTACCACTAGCGCGAACACCGACGACGAAGGTCGTGCGTTGTTGGCGGCGTTTAACTTCCCGTTCCGTAAGTGA
- the rpsQ gene encoding 30S ribosomal protein S17 has product MTEQTTARTLSGRVVSNKMDKTIVVMIERKVKHPLYGKIIKRSTKVHAHDENNDCNIGDLVTVVESRPLSKTKSFALVNIDERAVQV; this is encoded by the coding sequence CAAACTACCGCTCGGACCCTGTCCGGCCGCGTTGTCAGCAACAAAATGGACAAAACCATCGTTGTCATGATTGAGCGCAAGGTTAAGCACCCCTTGTACGGCAAGATCATTAAGCGCAGCACAAAAGTGCATGCACACGACGAAAACAATGATTGCAACATCGGTGATTTGGTCACTGTGGTCGAGTCTCGTCCGCTGTCCAAAACCAAGAGCTTTGCTCTGGTCAACATCGATGAACGTGCGGTCCAGGTCTGA
- the rpmD gene encoding 50S ribosomal protein L30 — MAKNTIKVTLTQSPIRRSAAHKACVAGLGLRRIRHTVEVEDTPSVRGMINKVSYMVKVEGE, encoded by the coding sequence ATGGCTAAAAACACCATTAAGGTGACCCTGACTCAAAGCCCGATCCGCCGTAGTGCGGCTCACAAGGCATGTGTTGCAGGTCTCGGTCTCCGTCGTATCCGTCATACCGTTGAAGTCGAAGACACTCCTTCGGTTCGCGGCATGATTAACAAAGTTAGCTACATGGTTAAGGTAGAAGGGGAATAA
- the rplN gene encoding 50S ribosomal protein L14 gives MIQTESMLDVADNSGARRVQCIKVLGGSHRRYASVGDIIKVTVKEAIPRGKVKKGQVMNALVVRTKKGIRRPDGSLIRFDGNAAVILNANNAPIGTRIFGPVTRELRSEQFMKIISLAPEVL, from the coding sequence ATGATCCAGACTGAATCCATGCTCGACGTAGCCGACAATTCCGGCGCGCGTCGTGTACAATGTATTAAGGTACTCGGCGGTTCACACCGTCGTTACGCCAGCGTAGGCGACATCATTAAAGTTACTGTGAAGGAAGCAATTCCTCGCGGTAAGGTCAAGAAAGGCCAGGTGATGAATGCGTTGGTCGTACGGACTAAGAAAGGCATCCGTCGTCCTGACGGTTCGCTGATCCGTTTTGATGGCAATGCGGCGGTTATTTTGAACGCCAACAACGCGCCCATCGGTACCCGTATTTTTGGACCCGTGACTCGTGAACTGCGTAGTGAGCAGTTCATGAAGATCATTTCATTGGCACCGGAGGTGCTCTGA
- the rpsE gene encoding 30S ribosomal protein S5 translates to MAAKQDNAGDLQEKLVQINRVAKVVKGGRIFGFTALTVVGDGEGRVGFGRGKAREVPVAIQKAMENARRNMVSVDLDGDTIQYPVKARHGAAKIYMQPASAGTGVIAGGAMRAVLEMAGVQNVLAKCYGSTNPVNVVRATINGLRDMQSPESVAARRGKSVKEITG, encoded by the coding sequence ATGGCAGCTAAACAAGACAACGCGGGCGATCTCCAGGAAAAGCTGGTTCAGATCAACCGCGTGGCCAAAGTGGTCAAAGGTGGTCGTATTTTCGGTTTCACTGCGCTGACAGTAGTCGGCGACGGTGAAGGCCGAGTCGGTTTTGGTCGTGGTAAAGCACGCGAAGTACCGGTAGCGATCCAGAAAGCAATGGAAAACGCCCGTCGTAACATGGTTTCGGTCGATTTGGATGGTGACACTATCCAGTACCCGGTCAAAGCCCGTCACGGCGCAGCCAAGATCTACATGCAGCCTGCATCTGCTGGTACCGGCGTTATCGCTGGTGGCGCAATGCGAGCGGTGTTGGAAATGGCAGGTGTTCAAAACGTATTGGCTAAGTGCTACGGCTCTACGAACCCCGTTAACGTGGTTCGTGCAACGATTAATGGTCTGCGAGATATGCAGAGCCCAGAATCCGTTGCAGCCCGTCGCGGTAAGTCTGTTAAAGAAATTACAGGCTAA
- the rplX gene encoding 50S ribosomal protein L24, whose product MAAKIKRNDEVIVLAGKDKGKRGKVLVVRPDGRYVVSGINMIKKHQKPNPQAQQAGGIIEKEAPIQASNVAIFNPTSGKADRVGFTVAEDGTKSRVFRSNGEAI is encoded by the coding sequence ATGGCTGCGAAAATTAAACGCAACGACGAAGTAATCGTGCTAGCTGGCAAAGATAAGGGCAAGCGCGGAAAGGTTTTGGTAGTTCGCCCTGACGGACGTTATGTCGTCAGTGGGATCAATATGATCAAGAAGCACCAGAAGCCTAACCCGCAAGCTCAACAAGCCGGTGGCATCATTGAAAAAGAAGCCCCCATACAGGCTTCAAATGTGGCGATTTTTAACCCCACGAGCGGCAAAGCCGACCGTGTGGGCTTCACTGTAGCTGAGGACGGCACGAAATCTCGTGTGTTCCGCAGCAACGGCGAAGCAATTTAA
- the rpsH gene encoding 30S ribosomal protein S8: protein MSMQDPVADMLTRIRNAQMAKLPTVAMPSSTLKVNIAQVLLDEGFIGSVDVAAEGAKKTLNITLRYHEGQAVIQEIKRFSRPGLRQYKGSQSLPKVASGLGVSIVSTSKGVMTDRQARAENVGGEVLCTVF from the coding sequence ATGAGTATGCAAGATCCTGTAGCAGACATGCTGACTCGCATCCGTAACGCACAGATGGCCAAGTTGCCGACTGTTGCGATGCCGAGCAGCACGCTGAAAGTCAACATTGCCCAAGTTTTGCTCGATGAAGGTTTCATCGGCAGCGTGGACGTGGCGGCTGAAGGCGCGAAAAAAACGCTGAACATCACTTTGCGTTACCACGAAGGCCAGGCCGTGATCCAAGAGATCAAGCGCTTTAGCCGTCCTGGTTTGCGTCAGTACAAAGGTTCCCAGTCGTTGCCCAAAGTGGCTAGCGGTTTGGGTGTGTCTATCGTCTCTACGTCGAAGGGTGTCATGACAGATCGTCAAGCACGCGCCGAAAACGTCGGCGGCGAAGTTCTCTGCACCGTATTCTAA
- the rplO gene encoding 50S ribosomal protein L15, whose amino-acid sequence MRLNTLSPAPGSKTNRKRVGRGIGSGLGKTAGRGHKGLKARSGGSVRPGFEGGQMPLQRRLPKFGFTSRKSLVSQEIRSYELGSVEADVIDLAALKAAGLIRKSTLHVKVMLSGELTKAVTLKGIKASKGAVAQIEAAGGKVEE is encoded by the coding sequence ATGCGTCTAAACACCCTGTCTCCGGCACCGGGCAGCAAAACCAACCGTAAGCGCGTAGGCCGTGGTATTGGCTCGGGCTTGGGTAAAACCGCTGGTCGCGGTCACAAGGGTTTGAAAGCTCGTAGTGGCGGTTCAGTACGTCCTGGTTTTGAAGGCGGTCAAATGCCTTTGCAGCGTCGTTTGCCTAAGTTCGGCTTCACCAGCCGCAAGAGCTTGGTTTCACAAGAGATCCGTTCGTACGAACTGGGCTCGGTTGAAGCTGACGTAATCGATTTGGCGGCCCTCAAAGCCGCTGGTTTGATTCGTAAGAGCACTTTGCACGTTAAGGTGATGCTGTCTGGCGAATTGACCAAGGCAGTCACTCTGAAGGGTATCAAAGCTTCTAAGGGTGCCGTGGCACAGATCGAAGCCGCTGGCGGCAAGGTCGAGGAATAA
- the rplF gene encoding 50S ribosomal protein L6, whose product MSRVAKSPINVPNGVTVSLAGQAVTVKGTKGELVMQVNDLVEVKFEDSVVTFAPKNETIAGWAQAGTARAIVNNMVEGVANGFEKKLQLIGVGYRAQVQGSAINLTLGFSHPVVYQLPNGVTAESPSNTELVLRSANKQLLGQCAAEIRAYRKPEPYKGKGVRYADEHVRRKEAKKK is encoded by the coding sequence ATGTCACGGGTAGCTAAATCTCCCATTAACGTCCCCAACGGCGTGACTGTGTCTCTGGCAGGTCAGGCGGTGACGGTTAAGGGTACTAAAGGCGAACTGGTCATGCAGGTCAACGACCTGGTTGAAGTGAAGTTCGAAGACAGCGTGGTTACATTCGCGCCGAAAAACGAAACAATAGCAGGCTGGGCGCAAGCCGGCACTGCTCGCGCAATCGTTAACAACATGGTTGAAGGTGTAGCGAACGGTTTCGAAAAGAAACTGCAGCTCATCGGTGTCGGTTACCGCGCACAAGTTCAAGGCAGTGCTATCAACCTGACTTTGGGCTTTTCACACCCGGTTGTTTACCAATTGCCGAATGGCGTGACCGCTGAATCACCCAGCAACACAGAATTGGTTTTGCGCTCTGCTAACAAGCAGTTGCTCGGCCAATGTGCTGCTGAGATTCGCGCTTACCGTAAGCCTGAGCCCTACAAGGGCAAAGGTGTTCGCTACGCTGACGAACACGTTCGTCGCAAAGAAGCCAAGAAGAAGTAA